In one Spirosoma rigui genomic region, the following are encoded:
- a CDS encoding HD domain-containing protein, which yields MAAPNKKKILNDPVYGFITIPTDLLFDLVEHPYFQRLRRIKQLGLSEYVYPGALHTRFHHALGAMHLMGQAMQTLQSKGHTISSAECEAAQIAILLHDIGHGPFSHVLECCLLDNVPHEEISLLLMQDLNRQFDGRLSLAIRMFEGSYERPFFHQLTSSQLDMDRMDYLNRDGYYTGVAEGAIGAERIIKMLDLVNDQLVVEAKGVLSVENFLNARRLMYWQVYLHKTSICCESMLIQILRRAKFLIGQHTPVFAPPAFGMFLAQRISLAEFQTNQAYLNAFTQLDDYDVWGCIKEWARHEDTVLATLCQMLLDRKLFKVMLSTEPFAGVLVDELAGQLRQAGVADEDLSYFLVEGQATNAAYLPLEERINIKLKSGKVIDIADASDLSNIQVLTNIVRRYYVCWAKGLSVVESQ from the coding sequence ATGGCAGCACCCAATAAAAAGAAGATTCTCAACGACCCCGTCTATGGATTCATTACGATTCCTACGGACTTGCTGTTCGATTTGGTCGAACACCCGTACTTCCAGCGGCTCCGACGAATCAAGCAGTTGGGTCTGTCGGAGTACGTATATCCTGGTGCCCTGCACACCCGGTTTCATCACGCCTTGGGGGCTATGCACCTGATGGGGCAGGCCATGCAGACGCTGCAAAGCAAAGGCCACACCATCAGCAGTGCCGAGTGCGAAGCCGCGCAGATCGCAATTCTGCTGCATGACATTGGCCACGGCCCGTTCTCGCACGTCCTCGAATGCTGCCTGCTCGATAACGTACCGCACGAGGAAATATCGTTGCTACTGATGCAGGACCTGAACCGGCAGTTCGACGGTCGGCTTTCGCTAGCCATCCGTATGTTCGAGGGGAGCTACGAACGGCCATTTTTCCACCAGCTCACCTCCAGCCAGCTGGACATGGACCGGATGGACTACCTCAACCGCGACGGGTATTATACGGGCGTAGCTGAGGGCGCTATCGGGGCGGAACGGATCATTAAGATGCTCGACCTGGTCAATGACCAGCTGGTTGTGGAAGCGAAAGGTGTGCTGAGCGTGGAGAATTTTCTTAACGCCCGGCGGCTCATGTACTGGCAGGTATACTTGCATAAAACCTCTATCTGCTGCGAGTCGATGCTGATTCAGATCCTGCGTCGGGCCAAGTTCCTGATCGGGCAGCACACGCCCGTTTTTGCCCCGCCTGCATTTGGCATGTTTCTGGCACAGCGGATTTCCCTGGCCGAATTCCAGACCAATCAGGCATATCTGAATGCGTTTACGCAACTCGATGACTACGATGTCTGGGGATGCATTAAAGAATGGGCGCGGCATGAGGATACGGTGCTGGCAACGCTCTGCCAGATGCTGCTGGACCGGAAGCTGTTCAAGGTCATGCTGTCGACCGAACCTTTTGCGGGTGTTCTGGTCGATGAATTGGCCGGACAACTCCGGCAGGCGGGCGTGGCAGACGAAGACCTGTCTTACTTTCTGGTCGAAGGGCAGGCAACCAACGCGGCATATCTACCCCTGGAGGAACGGATTAATATCAAGCTAAAATCGGGCAAGGTCATTGACATCGCCGATGCGTCGGACCTGTCCAATATTCAGGTGCTGACCAATATTGTTCGACGGTACTACGTTTGTTGGGCAAAGGGGTTAAGTGTGGTCGAAAGTCAATAG
- a CDS encoding nucleotidyltransferase domain-containing protein produces the protein MDKLIHVLDSHRLSIVFYSRVNNTPFSSLFVAPPLKSEYTASKLRMLRHMAELCRIVKLFQQKNIDLISLKGPLLGQLYYDDYTERECNDLDILVKPGDLETAYQVLLNLGYTLSETLWETPKQKSLYQKTFHHYHLYNQATDIQVELHWKLFTSTIEAENIEHTIWPNSIAHHISGLHISILSSSINFIYLCVHGSTHQWKRLFWVLDIVRIIEKEGQDFIVNAYEIALESHVERCVLEGCQLAHLLFKVDLPKPIQDAIQEDTQLSKLTETSIFFINTTTLPSLSPLSSLKAFRLTVKKVVYFHQAIYLLAGSKAIYTTVKKFFINPDYWRIYSVNDKLFALNYVIAPLLWIYCLFRKHRA, from the coding sequence ATGGATAAGCTTATCCATGTTCTCGATAGTCACCGTTTATCAATTGTCTTCTATTCAAGGGTAAATAACACACCCTTCTCTTCCTTATTTGTTGCTCCCCCGTTAAAAAGTGAATACACCGCCAGTAAGCTCAGAATGTTACGTCACATGGCTGAGCTATGCCGTATTGTGAAGCTATTTCAACAAAAAAATATAGATCTGATTTCGCTGAAAGGGCCATTACTTGGGCAGCTTTACTACGACGACTATACGGAGAGGGAGTGCAATGATTTAGATATTTTAGTTAAGCCCGGTGATCTGGAAACTGCGTATCAGGTACTTTTAAATCTGGGCTATACCTTATCAGAAACGTTGTGGGAAACGCCTAAACAGAAAAGTCTATACCAAAAAACATTCCACCATTATCATTTATATAATCAGGCAACTGATATTCAAGTAGAATTACATTGGAAATTGTTCACGTCGACTATAGAAGCCGAGAATATAGAGCATACGATTTGGCCAAACAGTATAGCTCACCACATTAGTGGTTTACATATTTCGATATTATCCAGCTCTATAAACTTTATATACCTGTGCGTTCATGGGAGTACGCATCAATGGAAAAGGCTATTCTGGGTATTGGATATCGTACGGATTATTGAAAAAGAAGGCCAGGATTTTATCGTGAATGCCTATGAAATAGCCCTTGAAAGCCATGTAGAGCGATGTGTACTAGAAGGATGTCAATTAGCTCATCTACTTTTTAAAGTCGATCTTCCCAAACCTATTCAGGATGCCATACAGGAAGATACACAACTTTCCAAGCTTACGGAGACATCCATCTTCTTTATAAACACCACTACGCTCCCAAGTTTGAGTCCTCTTTCCTCTCTAAAAGCATTCAGATTAACCGTAAAAAAAGTAGTCTATTTTCACCAGGCAATCTATTTACTGGCTGGTTCTAAAGCCATTTATACTACCGTCAAAAAGTTTTTTATTAACCCTGATTATTGGCGCATTTATTCAGTTAATGATAAATTATTTGCTTTGAATTATGTTATAGCTCCTTTATTGTGGATTTACTGCCTCTTCAGGAAACATAGGGCGTAA
- a CDS encoding lasso peptide biosynthesis B2 protein, protein MRYPHKLFALKVGHYPLYAFTFFVTGLASLLIKSVPFSRLSFLLGKRSTYVSREPTVHQLARINQISLALQRVAKYTPWRCKCFEQGLTAKLLLQLTGVQSTLVFGVTYDENVKLLAHAWLTCGSVVVTGGSGADQFKEIAVFT, encoded by the coding sequence ATGCGGTACCCCCACAAACTGTTTGCGCTAAAAGTTGGCCATTATCCTTTGTACGCCTTTACTTTTTTCGTTACTGGCCTAGCAAGCTTACTGATCAAGAGTGTGCCCTTCAGTCGGCTATCCTTCCTACTAGGAAAACGATCAACGTATGTATCGAGGGAACCCACTGTTCATCAGTTAGCCCGCATTAATCAAATTAGCTTGGCATTACAGCGAGTCGCCAAATACACACCCTGGCGCTGTAAATGCTTCGAACAGGGTTTGACCGCCAAATTACTTCTCCAACTTACCGGTGTACAAAGTACTTTGGTATTCGGGGTGACGTATGATGAAAACGTAAAGTTATTGGCGCATGCCTGGCTTACGTGCGGGTCGGTAGTAGTAACAGGAGGAAGTGGAGCAGACCAATTTAAAGAGATTGCCGTATTTACCTGA
- a CDS encoding HPr-rel-A system PqqD family peptide chaperone: MLGHMVYFCSQDVLESKIDDEIVLMSISTGEYYGLDETGSRIWELLTATPMTLTSLCQALQVEFDVDEATCQEDTSSFLQDLVEKGLVTELSEV, encoded by the coding sequence ATGTTAGGCCATATGGTTTACTTCTGTTCACAAGACGTGTTGGAAAGTAAGATTGACGATGAAATTGTGTTGATGAGCATTAGCACAGGCGAATACTATGGTCTTGATGAAACTGGGTCGCGAATATGGGAGTTGCTGACCGCAACTCCCATGACATTGACTTCTCTGTGCCAGGCGTTGCAGGTTGAATTCGATGTAGATGAAGCCACCTGTCAGGAAGATACCTCCAGCTTTCTGCAGGATCTTGTAGAAAAAGGGTTAGTAACGGAACTATCAGAAGTGTAG
- a CDS encoding asparagine synthase-related protein, protein MSGIFGIVSKNQQPILQRWTNSMLESLRHRGPDGARMLETDGATLGNLMLHYTPESCFEEMPLVYHHWVITADARIDNRKELYTLLNISPSEHSKICDSLLIVKAFEKWGKQCTSHLVGDFAFAIWDKIERSLFCARDHTGVRQLFFADAPNFFIFSTEVRSIAKLDFVGNKLNEDVFRKYVINLEFEGEDAIDTFVAGVKRLLPATWLWYENHNIITQLYWERNKKNIVKFADEKEYGLALRALLQQAIDDRMNTNFPVGITLSGGLDSSSIACLAARKLAQSGKNLYSASSVLSPNYRGVEEDEREYIDLVIAQEKNIIPLYVSAENIGVFHNLQAMFDKTHEPVNSFYYMDDALHHSLAPHTRVVLSGYGGDSTTSNHGNLILSNYIKRLRLGRGLELLNEVKKIEQSSYRTVIQNSIIAPLLSGKLLDILIRIKGNSKTKVFQFEDCPVSEGFVSKHQAIKWHKNQQQRLWDRMDHYTSIWDQEVMWFNGDFCLTSYYKQEHTYPLLDKRIIEFLWASPPANFLYKGYKRGYIRRAMEGILPDGILWRTTKSPYTPDFRDRIFAEKLALSTAIRYELGGPRAEYLNLDYILEELNAMQPLTSKYNESSRHHESTVINQGFQAMAYLLWLDINRK, encoded by the coding sequence ATGAGCGGTATTTTCGGAATAGTTAGTAAAAACCAGCAGCCTATACTACAACGCTGGACAAACTCCATGCTGGAGTCGCTCAGGCATAGAGGTCCCGATGGGGCACGTATGCTTGAAACGGACGGGGCTACGTTAGGCAACTTGATGCTGCACTACACGCCGGAATCCTGTTTCGAGGAGATGCCGCTGGTTTATCACCACTGGGTAATTACAGCTGATGCACGAATAGACAATCGAAAGGAGCTATATACGTTACTAAATATATCGCCTTCAGAACATTCAAAGATCTGTGATAGCTTATTGATTGTAAAAGCCTTCGAAAAATGGGGAAAACAATGTACATCCCATTTGGTAGGTGACTTTGCGTTTGCGATATGGGATAAAATAGAGCGAAGTCTTTTCTGCGCCCGGGATCACACGGGTGTTCGGCAGTTGTTTTTCGCTGATGCACCTAATTTCTTTATTTTCTCAACAGAAGTGCGTTCTATAGCGAAATTGGACTTTGTTGGCAATAAGTTAAATGAAGACGTTTTCAGGAAGTACGTAATCAATCTTGAATTTGAGGGAGAAGATGCTATCGATACGTTCGTTGCCGGCGTTAAGCGATTGCTCCCAGCAACCTGGCTTTGGTATGAAAACCACAATATAATAACCCAACTTTATTGGGAGCGAAATAAAAAGAATATCGTAAAGTTTGCTGATGAGAAGGAATACGGGCTTGCTCTTAGAGCTTTACTCCAGCAGGCAATTGACGACAGGATGAATACCAATTTTCCGGTGGGTATCACCCTGAGTGGTGGGCTGGATTCATCATCAATTGCCTGCTTGGCTGCCCGTAAATTAGCCCAGTCTGGAAAGAATTTGTATAGCGCATCGTCGGTATTATCGCCCAACTACAGGGGGGTTGAAGAAGATGAACGAGAATATATTGACTTGGTAATAGCGCAGGAAAAAAATATCATCCCTCTGTACGTTTCGGCTGAAAATATTGGCGTATTCCACAACCTACAGGCAATGTTCGATAAAACGCATGAGCCTGTAAATTCGTTCTACTACATGGATGATGCCCTGCATCATTCATTGGCACCGCATACCAGGGTTGTGTTAAGTGGGTATGGGGGAGACAGCACGACATCAAACCATGGAAATTTAATACTTTCAAACTACATAAAGAGATTAAGGTTAGGGAGAGGTTTAGAGCTACTTAATGAAGTGAAGAAGATAGAACAGAGCTCATATCGTACTGTTATACAGAATAGTATTATTGCTCCACTTCTTTCAGGTAAACTACTGGACATTTTGATACGAATTAAAGGCAACTCTAAAACGAAAGTCTTTCAATTCGAAGATTGCCCGGTGAGTGAGGGCTTCGTTTCAAAGCATCAGGCCATCAAGTGGCACAAAAACCAACAGCAACGACTTTGGGACCGAATGGACCATTATACCAGTATCTGGGATCAGGAAGTGATGTGGTTTAACGGAGACTTTTGTTTAACCTCGTATTACAAGCAGGAACATACCTATCCATTATTAGATAAGCGGATCATTGAATTTTTGTGGGCTTCTCCACCAGCAAATTTTCTATACAAGGGATACAAAAGGGGCTATATAAGAAGGGCCATGGAAGGTATTCTGCCCGACGGAATTTTGTGGAGGACAACTAAATCCCCATACACACCAGACTTTCGGGATCGAATATTTGCCGAAAAATTGGCTTTATCAACAGCCATCCGTTATGAACTGGGCGGTCCTAGAGCAGAGTACTTAAACCTCGACTACATACTTGAGGAGCTTAACGCCATGCAACCCTTGACGAGTAAATATAATGAGTCGAGTAGACATCATGAGTCAACTGTCATTAATCAGGGTTTTCAGGCAATGGCCTATTTATTATGGCTCGACATTAACAGAAAATAA
- a CDS encoding phosphoenolpyruvate carboxykinase (ATP), which translates to MNYYKLHHLVVASSLDFPELAETVACKADVVITEGNVPIHLPESETSKRGSLWENEVRYELNEDDILLTIDGVGRIVMSHNQWLVIEKYEYVDYATVRLYILGTCFGFFLLRQHIFPFHGSTICTQYGTAMFIGPSGWGKSTTAAKFLKEGHTLLSDDVCVVRLLENNKPYAYPSSHRVKLWDDSIDAIGYQHADYSAILPDWNKKQLFAHHNFPSEPHPLTVIYVLWPNDDDVLSLELLKSHEKLVALTSNTFRLEGIAMFGLQKEHFVFCSTIAQSVPVVRLRRPTSCFAINDLYELVMEDLRTNYHSQSCTETTFSGGELNTVN; encoded by the coding sequence ATGAATTATTATAAACTTCATCATCTGGTTGTAGCATCCAGTCTGGATTTTCCAGAATTAGCTGAAACCGTGGCTTGCAAAGCAGATGTTGTTATTACTGAAGGTAACGTACCAATACATTTACCAGAATCGGAAACCAGCAAAAGAGGATCTTTATGGGAAAACGAAGTAAGGTACGAGTTAAATGAAGATGATATTCTATTAACAATTGATGGGGTAGGCCGAATAGTAATGAGCCACAACCAGTGGCTGGTAATTGAAAAATATGAGTATGTAGATTACGCGACGGTCAGGCTCTATATCTTGGGCACTTGTTTCGGTTTTTTTCTTTTAAGACAACACATTTTTCCGTTTCATGGCAGCACAATCTGTACGCAATACGGTACAGCCATGTTTATAGGACCGTCAGGGTGGGGTAAATCTACAACAGCTGCTAAATTTTTGAAAGAAGGCCATACCTTATTGTCAGATGATGTGTGTGTAGTACGCTTGCTGGAAAACAACAAGCCTTACGCTTATCCGTCGAGTCATCGGGTAAAGCTTTGGGATGACAGCATCGATGCGATAGGATATCAGCATGCCGATTATTCTGCCATTCTGCCCGATTGGAATAAGAAACAACTATTTGCCCATCATAACTTTCCGTCAGAGCCACACCCCCTGACGGTAATCTATGTGCTTTGGCCTAACGATGACGATGTGCTAAGCCTGGAACTTCTGAAGAGTCACGAAAAGCTAGTGGCTTTGACCAGTAATACGTTTCGTCTGGAAGGGATCGCTATGTTCGGTCTACAAAAAGAACATTTTGTTTTTTGTAGCACTATTGCTCAATCTGTTCCTGTAGTTCGGCTTCGGAGGCCAACGTCTTGTTTTGCCATTAATGATTTGTATGAACTTGTTATGGAGGATTTAAGAACTAACTATCATTCGCAAAGCTGTACGGAAACGACCTTCAGTGGGGGTGAATTAAATACAGTAAATTGA
- a CDS encoding capsule assembly Wzi family protein has product MSLFQSVVFKQSMRPAFYQLIGCLLALGLGHSVGSAQQRLSDIHYTVEAGAFLSTGNTNPFWIRSNQFGEILLSSPGFTFRAQIKKDYDSLARKKFSYGYGARAIVNAGSVNQLLLSELYGKLRYGPLEFSVGRRREVLGLVDTLLSSGSYIWSGNALPLPKIQLSIPQYTAILKNGLIAVKGNYAHGWFGTGDSVQNYFLHQKSLYIRIGKPDWRFKIHGGFNHQVQWGGTVLYPRYDSGVRITQFGTDLSTYWYVISGKTLYTADPLIVQNGQASAEGGNRVGNHLGTLDVGFEYEDEKSRWFLYRQSIYEAGALYNLSNISDGLTGLSITRKRVQQGVQRLVLEYLHTSNQAGSIPSGGAITPELRGNEDYFNNGRYIDGWVYKGQTIGTPFIMPLQYATGVPQNLVKNPRYIVNNRVNALTLGVKSRYKQLDMMTRLSFSNNLGSYEVPLSYTQTSVQQQFIFPVKAYLVTANIGYDAAGILKQNLGINLLVSRTF; this is encoded by the coding sequence ATGTCTCTTTTCCAATCCGTAGTTTTCAAGCAATCGATGCGGCCTGCATTTTACCAACTCATTGGATGCCTGCTGGCACTCGGCCTTGGCCATTCGGTTGGCAGTGCCCAGCAACGGTTGTCCGATATTCACTATACGGTAGAGGCAGGTGCATTCCTGTCGACGGGCAACACGAATCCTTTCTGGATCAGGTCTAACCAATTTGGCGAAATACTGCTTAGTTCACCAGGTTTTACCTTCCGGGCGCAGATAAAAAAAGACTATGACTCCCTGGCTCGCAAAAAGTTCTCTTACGGATATGGCGCCCGGGCTATTGTTAATGCGGGATCAGTTAATCAACTTCTGCTCTCCGAACTGTACGGCAAATTGCGGTATGGCCCTCTGGAGTTCTCTGTTGGCCGCCGGCGGGAAGTACTTGGTTTAGTAGATACGCTGTTAAGCAGCGGTTCCTATATCTGGTCGGGTAATGCGCTACCGCTCCCCAAAATTCAACTGTCTATCCCGCAGTATACGGCTATTCTCAAGAATGGCTTAATTGCTGTCAAAGGAAACTATGCTCATGGCTGGTTTGGCACCGGCGATTCGGTACAGAATTATTTCCTCCATCAGAAAAGCCTGTATATCCGTATCGGAAAGCCTGACTGGCGTTTCAAAATACACGGTGGATTTAATCACCAGGTACAATGGGGAGGCACTGTTTTATACCCAAGGTACGACTCCGGAGTCCGTATCACCCAGTTTGGTACCGACCTATCGACCTACTGGTATGTAATCAGCGGTAAAACATTGTATACTGCAGATCCACTCATCGTTCAAAATGGTCAGGCTTCGGCCGAAGGAGGCAATCGGGTAGGTAATCATCTAGGTACCCTGGATGTAGGTTTTGAGTACGAAGATGAGAAAAGCCGGTGGTTTCTGTACCGGCAGTCGATCTATGAAGCAGGTGCTCTTTATAACCTGAGTAACATCTCCGACGGGTTAACCGGCTTATCGATTACTCGCAAACGTGTCCAGCAAGGTGTTCAGCGCCTTGTTTTGGAATACCTGCATACATCCAATCAGGCTGGTTCAATCCCATCGGGTGGTGCTATAACGCCTGAGCTACGGGGGAACGAGGATTATTTTAACAATGGCCGCTACATTGATGGTTGGGTATATAAAGGACAGACCATTGGAACGCCGTTTATAATGCCGCTTCAGTATGCGACGGGCGTACCGCAAAATCTGGTTAAAAATCCCCGATACATCGTCAATAACCGAGTAAATGCCCTGACGCTGGGCGTGAAAAGCCGGTACAAGCAGCTGGATATGATGACCCGGTTAAGCTTCAGCAATAACTTAGGAAGCTATGAAGTACCACTGTCCTATACGCAGACTTCAGTTCAGCAGCAGTTTATATTTCCAGTTAAGGCGTATCTGGTAACGGCCAACATCGGCTACGATGCTGCCGGGATTCTGAAACAAAACCTGGGAATTAACCTGCTTGTCAGCCGTACGTTTTAA
- a CDS encoding UpxY family transcription antiterminator, producing the protein MPWFVVYTKSRNEKRVAETLRQRNIEVYCPLWKRERIWSDRVKLVEEPLFRSYCFVHLEEKDRGLLFGVPGFVRYLFWLKQPAIVRQAEIDVIKKMLNEFDHKTIQVAQYNVTDKVRISSGSFMEYQGEVVSQQGKRLLVHLESLGVCISVDTSKTLVDKRLV; encoded by the coding sequence ATGCCTTGGTTTGTTGTTTACACAAAATCCCGTAACGAAAAACGAGTTGCCGAAACGCTTCGTCAACGGAACATTGAAGTTTATTGTCCGCTTTGGAAAAGAGAACGAATTTGGTCAGATCGAGTCAAACTCGTTGAAGAGCCTTTGTTTCGATCGTATTGCTTTGTACACCTGGAGGAGAAGGATCGAGGGCTACTGTTTGGGGTACCCGGTTTTGTTCGCTACCTATTCTGGCTCAAGCAGCCTGCGATCGTTCGACAAGCGGAGATCGATGTGATCAAAAAAATGCTCAATGAGTTTGATCACAAAACTATCCAGGTTGCGCAGTATAATGTAACCGATAAAGTCCGCATCAGCTCCGGCTCGTTTATGGAATACCAGGGGGAGGTCGTTTCCCAACAAGGTAAAAGACTGCTCGTTCATCTGGAGTCGTTAGGCGTTTGCATATCGGTCGATACCTCTAAGACTCTGGTCGACAAACGGCTCGTTTAA
- the wecB gene encoding non-hydrolyzing UDP-N-acetylglucosamine 2-epimerase — protein sequence MLKLLTVIGARPQIIKAAALSRVIKHAYSALVREVIVHTGQHYDPQMSAVFFEELQIPQPNYNLQVGSGKHGEQTARMISAIEEILEVEKPHFLLIYGDTNSTLAGAIAASKSNVPIVHVEAGLRSFAKRMPEEVNRILSDHVSTYLFPPTQTGLTNLLNEGFRADNRPPYTQDNPGIFLAGDIMYDNCLFYSALAATQSNIVATLHLEPNCYILATVHRNNNTDEADRLNAIFKAFQTLTSHHHIPLVLPLHPRTLKQMDALLTADLYKAVQENPFIRLIDPVSFLDMMQLEQQAKLIITDSGGVQKEAFFFRKPCIVLRAQTEWTEIVVSGSARLCDADTQLIVNAYSDFEQSPPVSFLPFYGEGKTATTIVDILLASGATSNYAVTGNDVRS from the coding sequence ATGCTCAAACTACTTACTGTAATCGGTGCCCGGCCACAAATCATTAAGGCGGCAGCATTGAGCCGAGTAATTAAACATGCATATTCCGCTCTGGTTAGGGAAGTTATAGTACACACCGGCCAGCATTACGACCCGCAGATGTCGGCTGTATTCTTTGAAGAGCTTCAAATTCCGCAGCCGAACTACAATTTACAGGTAGGCTCGGGGAAGCATGGTGAACAAACCGCCCGAATGATCAGCGCTATTGAAGAAATACTTGAGGTTGAAAAACCTCACTTTTTACTAATATATGGTGATACCAATTCAACGCTGGCCGGGGCTATTGCGGCCTCAAAAAGCAATGTTCCAATTGTGCATGTTGAAGCTGGACTTCGCTCGTTTGCTAAACGAATGCCGGAAGAAGTAAACCGAATTTTGAGCGATCATGTATCGACCTATTTATTTCCTCCTACGCAGACAGGGCTTACGAATCTTCTGAACGAAGGTTTTCGGGCCGACAACCGCCCTCCCTACACCCAGGATAACCCAGGGATATTTCTGGCCGGCGACATCATGTATGACAATTGCCTGTTTTATTCGGCTTTAGCAGCTACTCAATCCAACATTGTCGCAACGCTTCATCTGGAGCCGAATTGCTACATATTGGCCACTGTACATCGAAATAATAATACCGATGAAGCTGACCGGCTCAATGCAATTTTTAAGGCGTTTCAGACTCTAACCAGCCACCATCACATTCCACTGGTGCTACCTCTTCATCCACGCACTCTTAAACAAATGGACGCGTTACTGACGGCCGATCTCTACAAAGCTGTACAGGAAAACCCGTTCATCCGCCTGATTGATCCCGTATCGTTTCTGGATATGATGCAGTTGGAGCAACAGGCAAAGCTGATTATCACTGATTCAGGGGGCGTACAGAAGGAAGCGTTTTTCTTCAGGAAGCCGTGTATCGTCCTACGGGCACAGACCGAATGGACAGAAATTGTAGTGAGCGGTTCGGCCCGGCTTTGTGATGCGGATACACAGCTGATAGTAAATGCTTATAGTGACTTCGAGCAGTCCCCTCCCGTCTCTTTCTTGCCCTTTTATGGAGAAGGCAAAACAGCTACTACCATTGTAGACATATTATTGGCATCAGGAGCAACCAGCAATTATGCCGTTACAGGAAATGACGTGCGTAGCTAA
- a CDS encoding VanZ family protein, translated as MNVHVRTERVRIIWCAYTCLILLLVTLPLNGEDQILGHLNDNYILEVRLDYISHAMLFIPWVLSLHFGWERSTRGSRQLVLYFIAALIFAGGCEFLQLLLPYRTFNINDLLANGLSVGLGYLLLGVLTRSRY; from the coding sequence ATGAATGTACATGTCCGTACGGAGAGAGTCAGAATAATATGGTGCGCCTATACCTGTTTAATTCTTCTGCTGGTAACCCTTCCGCTGAATGGTGAAGACCAGATTCTTGGTCATTTAAATGACAATTATATTCTGGAGGTGCGCCTGGACTACATCTCACACGCTATGCTATTTATTCCATGGGTACTATCGCTTCATTTTGGCTGGGAGCGTTCGACCAGAGGCTCTAGACAATTAGTATTATACTTCATTGCAGCCCTGATTTTTGCAGGCGGTTGCGAATTCCTTCAACTCCTGTTACCCTATCGCACATTTAATATCAATGATCTGCTTGCCAATGGTCTAAGTGTAGGGTTAGGGTACCTGCTGCTGGGGGTATTAACAAGGAGCAGATACTAG